The DNA window AGATATGACCGGTCGTGACCTCCTTTGGTGCCACACCGCGCAGATAAAAGAGCGCAAAGCCAAAGGGCGGCGTGAGGAAGGACGTCTGCAGGTTTACCGCAATCATGATCGTCACCCATTTGGGATCAAATGTGCCGCCATAAATCACCGGTCCGACAATCGGGATCACGATGTAGATGATCTCCAGAAAGTCGAGCACGAAGCCCAGCACAAAGAGCACCAGCATCACGATCAGGAAGACCTGGAACTCGTTGTCGAAAGACTTCAGGAACTGCTGGATATAATGCTCGCCGCCAAAGGAGATCACCACGAGGTTCAGCAGCTGCGAGCCGATCAGGATGGTAAAGACCATGCTGGTCACTTTGGCGGTCTCACGCACCACCGGGCTCAGAACGCCGGACGTATAAAGGATCCAGCACGAAAAGAGCAGCCCGAAGAGCGCATAAAGATAAGCGCCATAGGCCACAAAGAACGCAAACCAGTTCTCGAAGCCGACTTCTTCTGTATTGATGCGCAGATCGAAATTGATACCCACCAGGATGCAGACAATGATCGCCAGGGTGGACCAGATAATGACCTTTGGTGTCCGGTCCATGTCTGTGAGTTTGCGGTAGGCCGCCAGCATGATCGCGCCACCTGCGCCCAGAGCGGCGGCGGGTGTCGGGTTGGTGATCCCGCCAAGAATCGATCCCAGCACCGCCACGATCAGAATGAGCGGCGGAAAGACCACGCGGATGAGTTCATTACGCGCACAGATTTTCGTGGCATGCACAACCCCGTACATCAGCAGGGCAAATGGCAGCAGCATCATCACCACCGTGATCCCAGGGGACGTATCGGGTCTGACAAAGAGGATATCGACCAGTACAACAAGTACTGCCCCTGCTGCCCCGATGATCAGTGGCTGCGGTGAGGCAGAGGGCGACACACCCCGTGCCGTCGTCAGAAAGAGTGTCGTCAGTACCAGCAGCACCGCGACGCCGGTGCCGACGGGTGCTGCATTTGTGATGGTTTCCTGCTGGAGGGTCGCAAGTTCTTCCTCGGTCAGGCGCTCGGAGGTCTGTACCCCGCCGGCATCGTCGATGGCCGTCTGTTGTGCCAGTGCCGCGTCCCAGGCCTCCTGTCCGTGCAACTCGATCATCGACGCTTTGCACTCGTCGCCGACATTGGTGCGCAGTGACGCGCTCTCACCGATGTCGGAATACCGCGACACTGCCGTGCTCTGATCGCCGATGATCCCCAGATTGCCCAGCAGGACGGTGCCGACAATAATCAGAACCGGCGCGCCGAGAAACCAGGTAAAGGCTTCATTGCGCGTCACGGGTTCGGCATTGGTGCTGCCCATGGGCACCGCCGGCGCCTTGTCAGGGTTCAGCAGCGCATAGCCAAAGGCATAAAGCGCATAGAGCAGTGCCAGCAGGATCCCCGGCAGCAGCGCCGCCTGAAAGAGCGTACCCACCGACAGCACCGCAGGCTCCCCCAGATAGGTCAGCGCATCTGTGCAGCCTTCTGCAACGGCACGTTTTTCCTGGGCTGCGGAATAAAGATCGCCTGCCAGCGTGCCGAGCAGAACGATGACAATCGAGGGTGGAATGATCTGCCCCAGGGTGCCCGAGGCTGCGATCACACCGGTAGAAAGCTCCGGCGAATACCCGTTGCGCAGCATGGTGGGAAGGGCCAGCAGACCCATGGTTACGACCGTCGCCCCGACGATACCGGTGGAGGCCGCCAGAAAGGCACCCACAACAACGATGGACACTGCAAGACCGCCCGGCAGCGGGCCAAACACACGCGCCATAGTGGTCAGCAGGTCGTTGGCAATCTTGGATCGTTCGAGGGTAATGCCCATCAGAACGAACATCAGAACCGCCAGGAGCGTCTCGATGGACTGACCGGCCAGCACCCGCTCGTTCATGCGGTTAACGACGAAGGAGACGTTGCGGTCGAGTGCTACTTCCCAACCCGAGGGGAAAACGGGCTCTGCGATCCTCGGCAACTCGGGATACCTGAATATCGAAATGGCATCGGCTTTGACACCGGAATTGACCAGATCGCGGTAGACCTGGCTGCTGGTATCGATGGCCTGATGGATCAGCAGCCCGGCGCTGTCCATCGCCGCAATAATCCCGAAGGAAATGACCCCTGCACCCGCGATCGCAAAAGCGACCGGAAAGCCGGACAGAATGCCGCCAAAGAGGCAGATTGCTACGATGATCAGCCCGACTTCTACGCCGTCCAGTCCGAAAAACATGTCTTACGTCCCCTCAACACCGCACCCGGCGGGTCTCATCACGCGTTTTGCGCGCTAAATTGCTCAGTGCGCACCCTCGTACGCTTCTTCACCCTCGCCCAGCGTGTCGCGGTCGAGATATTTGTTTTCGCTTTCCTCGCCTTCGCGCCATTCCTGAAACGACCGGAAGAACATTGCCATCGCCTGCAGAAACACCATCGCGGTGAAAGCACAGAGGAGTATCTTGAAGAGAAAATAGCCGTTGAACCCGTTCGGGCTGAAGCCGATGGTTTCTACGTTCCAGCGCAAAGCACGCGATTTGTTCAGCAACCGGTCCAGTGTGTCAGAGGCGGACGGGTTGGGCACAATCAGGTGGCGCCACAGGAAGAACCAGCCGTAGAGCCAGATCAGCACCGCGACCGGCATCATGAAAAAGAGGGCCCCGAACATGTCGATGACCTTTTTGGTACGGAATTTCACTGCCGAATAGACCAGATCTACCCGCACATGCCCGCCCTGCACAAAGGTGTAGGCCATGCAGAGGCATACAACGAGCGCGTTATAGAGTTTGAGTTCTTCGGCAAACCAGCTGATGTCGAACTGCAGCGGGATGCCGAAGCCGAACGAGATGTCCGGTCGGGTGAAAATACGCTGCATGAAAACGATGATGATCTGCTGGATAACCATCAGCAGACCGGCCCAGGCGAAAAAGCGACCGACGGTGTTGGCGAAACCTTCGAGCACGCGGACATAGCCCCACATGATATTGCCGCGCCATATGCCGACGGCAAACATCACAAGGAAGGCAGTGAAGACGACAAAGAAAAATTCCACCGATCCGCCGTAATAGACGAACCGCATGATGGCCTGTTTGTCTGACCAGTCGAGCCAAAGGGCCGGGTGTGTCAGCGCATAGAAAAAATTGTAAAAGGCCATCCCGATGTTCGAGACAAACCAGATCACACCATCGATGACCGCACTGCCGCCGGCGGCTGCTTCGTTTTCCATGTTTTCCCCTCCCCTGGTGCCGGCGTGCCGGCTCAGAGCATCTTCCGTCCCGGCCTGGCGGGACACAAGTTGTAAGCGAAGGGCGGGTCCGCCGCCCTCCGCTTTATCTTAACGCCGGATCAGCCGTTGGCCAGAACGCGGTTCCGCTGTGCTACGTAGAAACCGTCAGATTTCAGCAGCCAGTCGGAGCTTTGTGCGAGCGATTCCTCGAAAGAGGCACGGATTTTGGCGAAGAGCTCATCGCTCATGTTCTCATCCATAACTTTCTTGGACGCGGCACCGAAGGCATCCCAGACATCATCCGGGAACTGCAGGGTTTTCACGCCCTGAGCCTGCAGACGCGCAAGAGCCGCACCGTTGTTGGCCAGTGTTTCGGCCAGCTGGGTGTGCGTGGTCGCCATCGCCGCGTTGGTGATGATCGCCTGATGCGCAGGGCTCAGTTCGTTATAAACGTCGAGGTTCACACCTGCCGCCAGTGCGGAGCCCGGCTCGTGGAAGCCGGCTGTGTAATAGACTTTGGCAACTTCCTGGAAGCCGGCGCGTTCGTCCGCGAAGGGACCGACCCACTCCAGCCCGTCCAGCGCACCGGAGCTCAGCGCCTGGTAAAGTTCGCCGCCGGGGATGTTCTGCACGGAAGCACCGAGCTCGCCCAGCACCTTGCCGCCAAGACCGGGCATCCGGAATTTCAGGCC is part of the Roseobacter ponti genome and encodes:
- a CDS encoding TRAP transporter large permease subunit, whose translation is MFFGLDGVEVGLIIVAICLFGGILSGFPVAFAIAGAGVISFGIIAAMDSAGLLIHQAIDTSSQVYRDLVNSGVKADAISIFRYPELPRIAEPVFPSGWEVALDRNVSFVVNRMNERVLAGQSIETLLAVLMFVLMGITLERSKIANDLLTTMARVFGPLPGGLAVSIVVVGAFLAASTGIVGATVVTMGLLALPTMLRNGYSPELSTGVIAASGTLGQIIPPSIVIVLLGTLAGDLYSAAQEKRAVAEGCTDALTYLGEPAVLSVGTLFQAALLPGILLALLYALYAFGYALLNPDKAPAVPMGSTNAEPVTRNEAFTWFLGAPVLIIVGTVLLGNLGIIGDQSTAVSRYSDIGESASLRTNVGDECKASMIELHGQEAWDAALAQQTAIDDAGGVQTSERLTEEELATLQQETITNAAPVGTGVAVLLVLTTLFLTTARGVSPSASPQPLIIGAAGAVLVVLVDILFVRPDTSPGITVVMMLLPFALLMYGVVHATKICARNELIRVVFPPLILIVAVLGSILGGITNPTPAAALGAGGAIMLAAYRKLTDMDRTPKVIIWSTLAIIVCILVGINFDLRINTEEVGFENWFAFFVAYGAYLYALFGLLFSCWILYTSGVLSPVVRETAKVTSMVFTILIGSQLLNLVVISFGGEHYIQQFLKSFDNEFQVFLIVMLVLFVLGFVLDFLEIIYIVIPIVGPVIYGGTFDPKWVTIMIAVNLQTSFLTPPFGFALFYLRGVAPKEVTTGHIYRGIIPFVLIQVAGLALLWTFPSIVTIVPDLIPN
- a CDS encoding TRAP transporter small permease subunit; translation: MENEAAAGGSAVIDGVIWFVSNIGMAFYNFFYALTHPALWLDWSDKQAIMRFVYYGGSVEFFFVVFTAFLVMFAVGIWRGNIMWGYVRVLEGFANTVGRFFAWAGLLMVIQQIIIVFMQRIFTRPDISFGFGIPLQFDISWFAEELKLYNALVVCLCMAYTFVQGGHVRVDLVYSAVKFRTKKVIDMFGALFFMMPVAVLIWLYGWFFLWRHLIVPNPSASDTLDRLLNKSRALRWNVETIGFSPNGFNGYFLFKILLCAFTAMVFLQAMAMFFRSFQEWREGEESENKYLDRDTLGEGEEAYEGAH
- a CDS encoding TRAP transporter substrate-binding protein, producing the protein MDRRSFLKTSALGGSAAAATTLAAPAYAQGNRTLTMVTSWPRGFAVLDDAATYFEEMVGAMSDGTLTIEKKAPGELVGAFEVFDAVSSGQADLYHSADYYFIGQHPGYAYFTAVPFGGTAQEVTNWYHHGGGHELHNELGEIFNLKSFIAGNSGSQSGGWFRKEINSAEDFNGLKFRMPGLGGKVLGELGASVQNIPGGELYQALSSGALDGLEWVGPFADERAGFQEVAKVYYTAGFHEPGSALAAGVNLDVYNELSPAHQAIITNAAMATTHTQLAETLANNGAALARLQAQGVKTLQFPDDVWDAFGAASKKVMDENMSDELFAKIRASFEESLAQSSDWLLKSDGFYVAQRNRVLANG